The window ATCATGTGCAAGTGCAGTACCTAATGAAGAAAATAGGTATAGGGCGGCAACAAAATATAGTGTATTTTTTCTTCCAAAGCGATCAGAAGGTTTCGAACCTAAAAGTGATCCGATTACAGTGCCAATAAGTGCAATAGAGATCGTTAGTCCGTGTTCGAACACAGAGAGTTTCCAGAATTGCTGGATTGCTTTTTCGGCACCTGAAATAACTGCCGTGTCAAAGCCAAATAAAAAGCCTCCTAAGGCTACAACCGCGGACCAGGCCAGAACGGAATTCTTTTTCATGAAGATTGGTTTATAAATGGTTAATGGGTGCAAATTACCACAAAACAGAAAGTCGGGTTATTAAAATCCTATCAAAAAGCTTAAAAAAACAAATTAAACCAACCGTTTAATTATCAAATACTTACAAAACAAAAACAGGCTACTAAAAACAGACTTTAATTTTAATAACACTTTTCTTTAAACCATGTTACATGGATAGCGTAACCAAACAATCAGCCATTTTAAATTGCCACATGTAATCTTTAGCTTTAGGTTATGATTAGCCAAATATTTAGCAACAATGGGATTATAGGTAAAGCACGGATAAGGTTTTTTATTGGTTTGTTAGTTGGCATAATTTGCATTTCTGCTTGTAGAGAACAATCCAGAAAAGAAGCATTTACAATTGGATTTTCTCAATGTGTAGGTTCAGACCTATGGCGGCGCACGATGCTCGAAGAAATTAAAATGGAGCTTTCGCTCCGGCCGGAAACCCAGCTAATATATGCTGATGCCAATAACAATAGTACCAAACAGATCGAGCAGGTACGGGAAATGCTGGATAAGGGCATCGATCTATTGATCATCTCTCCCAACGAAGCACGCCCACTAACTGGAATTGTAGAAGAACTATACAGTAAAGGTATTCCTGTTATCGTTATTGATAGAAAGACAGCCTCTGCCCAATATACGGCTTATGTAGGTGCGGAGAATTATCAGATCGGAAAAATGGCCGGCGCTTATATCAATACGCTCCTTGGCGGCAAAGGGAATATTATTGAAATTATGGGCCTTCCAGGTTCCTCTCCTGCTATTGAAAGAGCAAAAGGCTTTAGTGATGAGCTAAAAAAACATACTGGTATCAAAATCATTTCGCAACTCTACGGGAATTGGCTAGCATCCAGTACTGCATCCCAACTGGAAGACCAAAAAGATAATCTTTATGCCGCTGATGCTATTTTTGCCCATAATGATGTAATGGCGGCGAGTGCAAAAGCCTTCTTAAAAAAACATAATATTGTTAAAAACATCAAAATCGTAGGCGTTGATGCATTACCAGGGCCAGGTGGTGGACTGCAAATGATTAGTGACAAGAAAATTACAGCAAGTGTACTATATCCTACAGGAGGCAAAGAAGCCATAAATATTGCCCTTAGAATACTAAATAAAGAATCATTTGGCAAAGAAAACCTATTACAAAGCCTTGTTATCGATAGTACTTCAGTACAGTTGATGAAACTACAATGGGCACGGATATCAGGACAGCAAAAAGACATTGAACGGCAACAAACACTTTTGGAAGACCAGATACGGGTTTACGACAGCCAGCGGTTGGTGCTTAATATTATTGTTATCATGTTGGTTTTAACAGTTATTTTCGGGGGATTGGCATTTTTTTCATTGCTGGAGAATAGGAAAATAAACAAAAGTCTTGAACAAAAGAATGATGAAATCCTTAGCCAGCGTAATCAGCTTGTTGAAGCATCTGCGCGGATTGAAGCTGCTACTGAAGAGAAACTAAACTTCTTTACCAATATTTCCCATGAATTTAGGACACCGTTGACCTTAATCCTCTCCCCATTAGAAGATCTTTTAAAACAGGAAAAAACGGGAACAAGAACAGCCAAAGACCTGGGATTAATTAAAAGAAATGTTTACCGGCTGCTTAAACTGGTTAATGAGCTTATTGATTACAGAAAAATCGAACACCAGAAATTCAAGGTGTACCCTACAAATAATAACGTTACCAATTTTTTGAGTGAGATTATCGACAGTTTTCAATACGGGGCGAACAAAAAGAACATTGCACTCAACCTAATTTCAGCTGAAAAGAACTTTTATGCCTGGTTTGACATTAATATACTAGATAAAATCATCTTCAACCTTTTAAGTAATGCCCTCAAATTTACAGGGCCTAATGGCAGAATTACCGTAGCAGTGGAGCACTTAGAAGATACCTTTTTTATCACCGTTACCGATAACGGGCAAGGTATGACCGAAGAAGAACTAGATCACGTCTGGGACCAATTTTACCAATCCGATACCATGGAATCCAAAGGATCAGGACTAGGGCTTTCGCTGTCACGTGAACTTATCCACTTGCACGGTGGATCAATAGGTGTGGAGAGTAAAAAATGGCAGGGGAGTACATTCAAGTTGATTTTGCCAATCGGATCTCCGCCTGTTACAGCACCATCATTTAATAAATTGAGAGTGGATTTTGCAGAGCAAATTAATATTTATGCTAACGCTGAGGATACTATAAAGCAAACGATCAATGAAACGGCTTTTGATTATATAAAAGATCAGTCGATATTAATTATTGAAGACAATTTGGAACTTTTGAACTATTTAAGCGATAAATTTTCAGCAAATTACGAAGTATTTTCTGCGTCCTCTGGGAACGATGGCCTAAATCAGGCCTACGAAAAAATTCCTGATCTGATTATCTCCGATGTAATTATCCCTGGGATGTCAGGTAGGGAATTGGCTAAAAAACTCAAAACAGACCTGAGGACCTCACATATTCCTATTATATTGCTAACAGCTCAAGGTAGTCCCGAACAACAGATAGAAGGAATACAAAGCATGGCCGACCTCTATATGACCAAACCTTTCCATTTTGATTATCTCATTGCCAATGTTGAAAATTTAATTAGAAACCGTATTATTCTTAAAGAACATTATATAAGTGATATTAGTTCTGGTGCAACAAAAAAGGCCGTTATAAATGCCTTGGATAAAAAATTCCTGAATGATTTTGCGGGTTTTGTTGAGCATCACATCGGTAATGAAAATCTAAGTGTGGATGACATTGCCCAGGCTATCGGAATATCGAGAATCCAGCTCTACAGGAAGGTTAAAGCTTTATTAAACTCAAGTATAACAGATTATATTCTCTACCGAAGGTTAAAAAAAGCAAAATACATGTTATTGAATGAGGACTATTCTATCTCAGAAATTAGTTTCATGGTTGGTATTTCATCAGCCACCTATTTTTCAACGCTATTTAAAAACAAATATGGCATGAGCCCGAGTGAATTTAAAAAGAAACCTATTTGACGGTTCAACGTAATCATTTGCACCATAAAGAATCTTTTGCAAAACTTTTATCGAACTCCGTAGTTCTATAGGAATGGAAAACATCGACTTAATTACCATCCCTGCTGCCCGTAAGGGTGAGCTTGAAGTATTAAAAGAACTGATCAAACGAGGTGCTGACCTGGAACATCGCGATGAGAAAGGCTATACACCATTGATTATTGCCTGCTACAACAATCAGTTTGAGGCTGCCAAATTACTCATTGAAGGGGGAGCTAAAATTGATGCGGCAGATTATGGCGGAAATACTGCCCTTATGGGAGTGGCTTTTAAGGGATATGTAGATATTGCCAGGCTTCTTATCGACAATGGTGCATCTGTTGATATTAAACACGGAAATGGTGGCACCGCGCTGATGTTTGCAGCCATGTTCGGAAGAAACGAAGTACTATCTTTACTTATAGAGAATGGAGCAGATTTAACATTGGCTGACTTGCGTGGCCAAACTGCTTTGGACTATGCAGCCCTGCAAGGGAATGAAATAGGTGGAAAAATACTTACGGCGACTAACGGTGCGCTAATCCGCTAAAAAAGCTTTGATCAGAATTTTCCACTGGGGATAGGACAAACCCAGCTTTGCAGCAATGCCGACCGCAAAGTTCCTTCCCTTGTCTAGCAGCCTTTGAGCATCTGTATTGGCCACCTCATTACGGCCATGTTCTTCAGCAAAAACTTCATTTCCACTTCGCCGGATTATAAAAGTAGAGGTGGCAATGTCTTTTAAGAAATGTGCAATTTCCGTGCTGCCTGATACGGGGTGCGCTGAAGGCCTTACAGTCATCGCCAACCCCTGATCATCTTCTCTCTCAAAGCTTTTAATTTGTTCAATTTTTACCCAGTCGTAGCCCATACCTGCCATCGTCCCTGGACCAGGAAGATCGATGCGGATATAATCCCCCTGCTTAGCATCTCTTTCTATCCTAATACCCAAAGGGGAAATAAGCTGAAAGTCAGATACTCCAGCCAAGCTGCCCCATCTGTTTACATTCAGCAACCGCTCACAGCCAAGGTGATATACCCTAATCGCTTCTTCAACATTCTGGCTGCTGCGCCTTTGCTCAGCATCCATCCTACTGCCCTGATATTGATCTGGGATAAGGCTGTCAATATTTTCTTCAACTTTCATAACATTTTCAGTTTAAGTTGATGGGGAAACGAACATCCCCATCAGTATATTTTAAACTAGGCTGGAATTTTTCTTGGTTTTTCCCGATCCCAGAACCTGTGAAGCGCAATCATCTTCTTAAATAAGTCAATCAACTTTGCTGTATCGGCAGAAACTACAACCCCTTCCCTCAACACCATTTCTTTAGCATATTCAGCGGGTAATTTCTTATAAAAATAAGTGGCTTCAAGCACCTGTAACGCCTGCTCATCCGCTGCAATAGCTTTACAATGCTTAAATGCTTCATTCAAAAAATGTATCGCATTAGCCTCAGCCTCTAATGTGGCTACCGAATTGGTTCCACCCGGAAGGTAAACTGCATCGTACAAAACTGAAGCAGCTGTAAGCAAACTCTCATCAGGAGTAATCTTCATATCCTCTTTTGAAATCAACTCACCTAGTTTAGGGGCAATAATATGTACCACTGCCCCTTCTGCAACCAGCGCGTCTTTCACTTTGCTTAGCGATTCCCCATCAACCCCTTCAGCAGCCAGTATAGCCACTTTACGCGTCTTAATGGTATTCCTTATCGTTCCTGCCATACTAAGGGCCTCTGATTTGACCAAGCTTCCTTTAGGATTCATAGAGGCGTAATCTGCTTTTTTTCCGTCAGCGGGAATACTTTTATTTAGCTCGTCTAAAGGAATTTCGGGAATATGCAGCCCAAGTGCAAAAGCGACCTCACCTGCAAGTCCCTTGTCAATCTGGGAAAGTATGGCAAGCATCCGCTCACGCACTGCTACAGTTTTCACCTTACCTAACTCAAAACTAAGGGCATCGATGATATGGTTTTTCTCTGGGTCGCTCTGGGAATTAAAGAACAAACGTGCCTGGGAAAAATGATCAAAAAAACTCCTGCTCCTCGCCCTGATCTTTTTGGCATCGATACGCTCGTTGTAACTCGTAAACCCGCCTTCAGCAGCTTTCACCTGCTGGGGATCATTACCTGCTATCCCGTTAGGACCATAACTGGTCTTCCCCCTGTTGATAGTTTGGCGCATATAACCATCACGCTGGTTATTATGCACTGCAACAACGGGTCTATTGATCGGAATCTCATGAAAATTAGGGCCGCCCAAGCGGATTAATTGGGTATCGGTATAGGAAAATAATCTTCCCTGAAGAAGCGGATCATTGGTAAAGTCAATTCCAGGAACAATATGCCCAACGTGAAAAGCCACCTGTTCGGTCTCCGCAAAAAAGTTATCCGGATTCCTGTTCAGGGTCATCTTGCCAATGCGCTGTACCGGTACAAGTTCCTCCGGGATCAGCTTGGTAGGATCAAGGATATCGAAATCAAATTTGAATTCATCCTTTTCCGGCACGATCTGTAAGCCTAGCTCCCACTCCGGAAATGCACCGGCTTCAATTGCATCCCAAAGGTCCCTTCTATGGAAATCTGGATCCTTGCCGGATATATTTTGTGCCTCGTCCCAGGCCACTGAATGTACGCCCAACAAAGGCTTCCAATGGAACTTAACAAAGTTAGACTCCCCACGTGCGTTTACCAAACGGAATGTATGTACCCCAAAACCCTCCATCATACGATAACTGCGGGGTAAAGCGCGATCACTCATCGCCCACATAACCATATGCGCCGATTCCGGCAACTGGGAAATAAAATCCCAAAAAGTATCGTGTGCTGAGGCCGCCTGAGGCATCTCATTATCTGGCTCAGGCTTTACCGCATGGATCAGGTCGGGGAATTTAATGGCATCCTGGATAAAAAATACGGGCATGTTATTACCAACCAGGTCAAAGTTTCCCTCCTGGGTATAGAACTTAACGGCAAACCCGCGTACATCACGCGCCAGATCTGTCGACCCCCTGGATCCAGCAACAGTAGAAAAGCGGACAAAAACCGGTGTTTCAGCTCCTGGATCACATAGGAAGGCAGCCCGTGTAATCGCCGATAAATCCTCATATACTTTGAATACGCCGTGGGCCGCAGATCCCCTGGCATGTACAATCCGTTCAGGTATTCGCTCGTGGTCAAAATGAGTGATTTTTTCTCGCAGGATAAAATCTTCCAGAAGTGTTGCGCCCCTATCTCCCACCTTTAGTGAATTCTGATCATCATTTATGCTCAGGCCATGGTTTGTGGTCATGGGCTGACCTGTGGCAGCTGTTATAAAGGTCTCTAGTTGATCGCTCTTAACATTTTGCTGCTTTATAGCTACAGGTTTTGATTTTAGGTTTTGTTTTGCCATGTTTTCTGAATTTAAGCCTCCTGGGACGCTTTGTAGTTAATATCCTTTTCTGCCACTTCGGTAAGTTTTTGATCTGCTTTTTTCTCCTCTTCCAGCGTCTGCTCTAAAATTTCCGCAACCTCCTCTAGACCGAGTGTAAGAGCCAATTGATGCAGCCCACCGTAACTTGCTATCTCGTAATGCTCCACCTTCTGGCAGGCCAGGATGATGCCTACATCCCTTGTTGCCGTTCCTGCCGGCGTTTCTTCTACAATCCCCTCCGCCTCTTTGCTAAGCCCTTCCATCGCATCACACTTTTTCGCTATCGCCTTCTCTCCCAACAGCTCAAAGATCTGCTCAAGTCTGGACACATGTACCTGGGTTTCCTTCAAGTGTGATTCAATTGCCTTTTTTAACCCAGCGGAAGTTGCAACGGACATCATTTTAGGCAAGGCTTTCACCAAATGGTTTTCTGCCCAATACAAATCTGAGATGGAATCCTTGAATAACTCTTTAAGTGCGGGCGACTGCTGCACTGAAGTTTGGGCAGCAAATTTTGGACTGCTGCCAGTTTCATTTTTCGTCATGGTATGTTCTGTTAAGGTATTGTGTTGATAGAACCTTGGATTTGACGATAAAGTTTTGTCATTTTTTAAGCTAAAAGTGCACAAAATCAAACAAGAACAGGATTGTGGTCAATCATCTAGAGCCATTTCTCTTTATTTAGAAACAAAATTCCCGTGCTTTGTTTAATTTCATAAAAAATTAAATTCTTGATGACCATTTATACTTATATGGTTTAGACCATATCAAAATTTTATTTTGAAGTCTTTTTCGCTTTTCAAGATGCTTTTGATTAAACGATCAGGAGATCAATCCCGAAAGAGCATACTAACCCAAGAATTTATTTCCCATTCCGATAATAAAACATTAAAAACCAAGCATACTCCTGACTAATACCAAAGTGCCTCAGCCCTTTTAACGCTTATAGGAAATTCCTTACTAGGAGGATCCGCATCTGATAGTGCTTCTCTTGCTAATAAGGTATTGTATTTTTCCAATAACTGTATATATTTATTCATCCAAAAAAATACTGTATCACGACCAAGATCGTCCTTTTTATCCAGATTGGTGACTCCGAGGATATCCCCAGAATTGTACTTAGAGTAGTGTTCGGGAAACGATGAAGATAAGTCGCGTCCAAGCAAATCTCCGATTCGCCAGATAATTTCGCTATCAATCCGGTCTTGCTGAAACCAATTGTAAATTGTTCTACGGCTAACTTTAAGCCTCCTTGAGAATTCACTGATTCCGATG is drawn from Pedobacter sp. HDW13 and contains these coding sequences:
- a CDS encoding ferritin-like domain-containing protein encodes the protein MTKNETGSSPKFAAQTSVQQSPALKELFKDSISDLYWAENHLVKALPKMMSVATSAGLKKAIESHLKETQVHVSRLEQIFELLGEKAIAKKCDAMEGLSKEAEGIVEETPAGTATRDVGIILACQKVEHYEIASYGGLHQLALTLGLEEVAEILEQTLEEEKKADQKLTEVAEKDINYKASQEA
- a CDS encoding ankyrin repeat domain-containing protein; protein product: MENIDLITIPAARKGELEVLKELIKRGADLEHRDEKGYTPLIIACYNNQFEAAKLLIEGGAKIDAADYGGNTALMGVAFKGYVDIARLLIDNGASVDIKHGNGGTALMFAAMFGRNEVLSLLIENGADLTLADLRGQTALDYAALQGNEIGGKILTATNGALIR
- a CDS encoding catalase, whose product is MAKQNLKSKPVAIKQQNVKSDQLETFITAATGQPMTTNHGLSINDDQNSLKVGDRGATLLEDFILREKITHFDHERIPERIVHARGSAAHGVFKVYEDLSAITRAAFLCDPGAETPVFVRFSTVAGSRGSTDLARDVRGFAVKFYTQEGNFDLVGNNMPVFFIQDAIKFPDLIHAVKPEPDNEMPQAASAHDTFWDFISQLPESAHMVMWAMSDRALPRSYRMMEGFGVHTFRLVNARGESNFVKFHWKPLLGVHSVAWDEAQNISGKDPDFHRRDLWDAIEAGAFPEWELGLQIVPEKDEFKFDFDILDPTKLIPEELVPVQRIGKMTLNRNPDNFFAETEQVAFHVGHIVPGIDFTNDPLLQGRLFSYTDTQLIRLGGPNFHEIPINRPVVAVHNNQRDGYMRQTINRGKTSYGPNGIAGNDPQQVKAAEGGFTSYNERIDAKKIRARSRSFFDHFSQARLFFNSQSDPEKNHIIDALSFELGKVKTVAVRERMLAILSQIDKGLAGEVAFALGLHIPEIPLDELNKSIPADGKKADYASMNPKGSLVKSEALSMAGTIRNTIKTRKVAILAAEGVDGESLSKVKDALVAEGAVVHIIAPKLGELISKEDMKITPDESLLTAASVLYDAVYLPGGTNSVATLEAEANAIHFLNEAFKHCKAIAADEQALQVLEATYFYKKLPAEYAKEMVLREGVVVSADTAKLIDLFKKMIALHRFWDREKPRKIPA
- a CDS encoding substrate-binding domain-containing protein, translating into MISQIFSNNGIIGKARIRFFIGLLVGIICISACREQSRKEAFTIGFSQCVGSDLWRRTMLEEIKMELSLRPETQLIYADANNNSTKQIEQVREMLDKGIDLLIISPNEARPLTGIVEELYSKGIPVIVIDRKTASAQYTAYVGAENYQIGKMAGAYINTLLGGKGNIIEIMGLPGSSPAIERAKGFSDELKKHTGIKIISQLYGNWLASSTASQLEDQKDNLYAADAIFAHNDVMAASAKAFLKKHNIVKNIKIVGVDALPGPGGGLQMISDKKITASVLYPTGGKEAINIALRILNKESFGKENLLQSLVIDSTSVQLMKLQWARISGQQKDIERQQTLLEDQIRVYDSQRLVLNIIVIMLVLTVIFGGLAFFSLLENRKINKSLEQKNDEILSQRNQLVEASARIEAATEEKLNFFTNISHEFRTPLTLILSPLEDLLKQEKTGTRTAKDLGLIKRNVYRLLKLVNELIDYRKIEHQKFKVYPTNNNVTNFLSEIIDSFQYGANKKNIALNLISAEKNFYAWFDINILDKIIFNLLSNALKFTGPNGRITVAVEHLEDTFFITVTDNGQGMTEEELDHVWDQFYQSDTMESKGSGLGLSLSRELIHLHGGSIGVESKKWQGSTFKLILPIGSPPVTAPSFNKLRVDFAEQINIYANAEDTIKQTINETAFDYIKDQSILIIEDNLELLNYLSDKFSANYEVFSASSGNDGLNQAYEKIPDLIISDVIIPGMSGRELAKKLKTDLRTSHIPIILLTAQGSPEQQIEGIQSMADLYMTKPFHFDYLIANVENLIRNRIILKEHYISDISSGATKKAVINALDKKFLNDFAGFVEHHIGNENLSVDDIAQAIGISRIQLYRKVKALLNSSITDYILYRRLKKAKYMLLNEDYSISEISFMVGISSATYFSTLFKNKYGMSPSEFKKKPI
- a CDS encoding helix-turn-helix domain-containing protein, whose protein sequence is MTTALKQGEILERLVRKDRIGISEFSRRLKVSRRTIYNWFQQDRIDSEIIWRIGDLLGRDLSSSFPEHYSKYNSGDILGVTNLDKKDDLGRDTVFFWMNKYIQLLEKYNTLLAREALSDADPPSKEFPISVKRAEALWY